The following coding sequences are from one candidate division WOR-3 bacterium window:
- the uvrB gene encoding excinuclease ABC subunit UvrB yields MEFKLKSPFTPKGDQPKAIKELSEGIKNGEKFLCLLGVTGSGKTFTIANVIQEVQKPTIIISHNKTLAAQLYGEFKQFFPENAVEYFISYYDYYQPEAYVPELDLYIEKDASINEEIERLRLSTTSSLIERRDVIVVASVSCIYNLGEPWEFKESIFPINLNKKISRDELIEKLVDLQYSRNDIELKRCCFRVRGDIVEVHPSHKDFGIRFEFYYNTLDKITIFDLLTNEKIEEKEMVVIYPAKYFTTNKSRIERAVESIEEELKERVAELKAMGKLLEAQRLEQRTRFDIEMLLEFGYCPGIENYSRHLLFKKPGERPYCLLDYFPKDYLMVIDESHITIPQIYGMYRGDRSRKEVLVEYGFRLPSCLDNRPLKFDEFESLINQVIFTSATPGDYELKKVKARVVEQIVRPTGLVDPKMIIRPTENQIDDMINEIRKRVKRKERVLVTTLTKRMAEDLADYLKELGFKVNYLHSEIDPIERVEILRNLRLGNYDVLVGINLLREGLDLPEVSLVCILDADKTGFLRDARSLIQIAGRASRNVRGEVILYADNITEAIKEALKEAERRRRIQLEYNKKHGIKPESIKKTVQQVLLTTVVADAKEEEYKIDEIMDSDDKLEIIEKLTIEMKKAAENLEFERAAFLRDKIRQLKDELTIETLKNQRKRRRK; encoded by the coding sequence ATGGAATTTAAACTGAAATCGCCTTTTACACCAAAAGGAGACCAGCCCAAGGCAATAAAGGAGTTATCTGAAGGGATAAAGAATGGCGAAAAATTTCTATGTCTTTTAGGTGTTACTGGTAGCGGTAAAACCTTTACTATTGCTAATGTTATTCAGGAAGTTCAAAAACCGACAATTATTATCTCACATAATAAAACCTTGGCTGCCCAATTGTATGGTGAATTTAAACAGTTCTTTCCCGAAAATGCGGTTGAATATTTTATCTCCTATTATGACTATTATCAACCAGAGGCTTATGTACCGGAATTAGATTTATATATTGAAAAAGATGCCTCAATAAATGAAGAGATAGAAAGATTAAGACTATCTACTACCTCTTCGCTAATTGAAAGAAGAGATGTGATCGTTGTGGCTTCGGTCTCTTGTATTTATAATTTAGGTGAACCATGGGAATTTAAAGAATCAATATTTCCAATAAATTTAAATAAGAAAATAAGTAGAGATGAGTTAATTGAGAAATTAGTCGATTTGCAATATTCCCGAAATGATATCGAGTTAAAAAGATGCTGTTTTCGAGTACGAGGGGATATTGTGGAAGTTCATCCTTCCCATAAAGATTTTGGAATAAGATTTGAATTTTATTATAATACTTTGGATAAAATTACCATTTTCGATTTATTAACAAATGAGAAGATAGAAGAGAAGGAGATGGTTGTTATCTATCCGGCAAAATATTTTACCACAAATAAAAGCCGTATTGAAAGGGCAGTTGAGTCAATTGAGGAAGAACTGAAAGAAAGGGTTGCCGAATTAAAGGCGATGGGCAAATTGTTAGAGGCACAAAGATTGGAACAAAGAACCCGTTTTGATATTGAGATGCTTTTGGAGTTTGGTTATTGTCCAGGAATTGAGAACTATTCAAGGCATCTTTTATTTAAAAAACCTGGTGAAAGACCCTATTGCCTTTTAGATTATTTTCCGAAGGATTATTTAATGGTGATTGATGAGAGCCATATCACCATACCGCAGATTTATGGAATGTATCGGGGTGACCGCTCAAGAAAGGAGGTTTTGGTAGAATATGGCTTTCGGTTACCTTCTTGTTTAGATAACCGACCATTAAAATTTGATGAGTTTGAAAGTTTAATCAATCAAGTTATTTTTACTTCCGCTACTCCTGGTGATTATGAATTAAAGAAAGTAAAAGCAAGGGTTGTTGAACAGATTGTTCGTCCTACCGGACTTGTTGACCCAAAGATGATTATTAGACCAACCGAAAATCAGATAGATGATATGATAAATGAGATTAGAAAGAGGGTAAAGAGAAAAGAAAGGGTATTGGTGACAACCTTAACAAAAAGAATGGCAGAAGATTTGGCAGATTATTTGAAAGAACTTGGTTTTAAGGTTAATTATTTGCATTCAGAAATTGACCCAATAGAGAGAGTGGAGATTCTGCGGAATTTAAGATTGGGAAATTATGATGTTTTGGTTGGAATAAATCTTTTAAGGGAAGGATTAGATTTACCAGAAGTTTCTCTTGTCTGTATTTTAGATGCTGATAAGACAGGTTTTTTAAGGGATGCCCGTTCTTTGATTCAGATTGCCGGTCGGGCATCAAGAAATGTGCGGGGTGAAGTTATTTTATACGCCGATAATATTACCGAGGCAATAAAAGAGGCATTAAAAGAGGCAGAAAGAAGAAGAAGAATTCAATTGGAATATAATAAGAAACATGGTATAAAACCAGAAAGTATTAAAAAGACCGTTCAACAGGTTTTATTAACAACTGTTGTCGCCGATGCCAAGGAAGAAGAATATAAGATTGATGAGATAATGGATAGCGATGATAAATTAGAAATTATTGAGAAATTGACAATTGAGATGAAAAAGGCAGCCGAGAATTTAGAATTTGAAAGGGCTGCTTTTTTGAGAGATAAGATTAGGCAACTTAAAGATGAATTAACAATTGAAACCTTAAAAAACCAAAGAAAAAGGAGAAGAAAATAA
- a CDS encoding L,D-transpeptidase → MKIIWVFLFVFLSFLFFFLSEVVYPFNETIRFDVFNNVKKINYLRKEIRNYQKIIEKKRKLLRQKKEELTSFKKESNNDEYYCVVDLFSQVLYLKKGEKIVGEFKISSGSGKILVAPFGKKWQFVTPKGVLKVLRKIKNPVWYKPDWAFIEEKKPIPPSDSPLRRVRGILGDYALDLGGGILIHGTPHEHLLGIPVSHGCIRVEKEGIKMLYDSLKIGAKVYIYGK, encoded by the coding sequence ATGAAAATAATTTGGGTGTTCCTTTTTGTCTTTTTAAGTTTTCTTTTCTTCTTTTTAAGTGAAGTTGTTTATCCCTTTAATGAAACGATAAGATTTGATGTTTTTAATAATGTTAAAAAAATAAATTATTTGAGAAAAGAAATAAGAAATTACCAGAAAATTATTGAAAAAAAACGTAAACTCTTAAGGCAGAAAAAAGAAGAACTGACTTCCTTCAAAAAGGAAAGTAATAATGACGAATATTATTGTGTGGTTGACCTCTTTTCTCAAGTTCTTTATCTAAAAAAAGGAGAAAAAATTGTTGGAGAATTTAAAATTTCAAGTGGCTCAGGAAAAATTTTAGTAGCCCCTTTCGGCAAAAAATGGCAATTTGTTACCCCTAAAGGGGTTTTAAAGGTTTTGAGAAAGATTAAGAATCCTGTTTGGTATAAACCAGATTGGGCATTTATTGAAGAAAAGAAACCTATTCCACCAAGTGATTCGCCTTTAAGAAGAGTGAGAGGAATCCTTGGGGATTACGCCTTAGATTTAGGGGGTGGAATTTTAATCCACGGAACACCTCATGAGCATCTCTTAGGAATCCCTGTTTCCCATGGTTGTATTCGCGTGGAAAAAGAAGGAATTAAGATGCTTTATGATTCATTAAAAATTGGTGCCAAAGTTTATATTTACGGAAAATGA
- a CDS encoding DUF3467 domain-containing protein, with amino-acid sequence MSENEKHQINIEIGEKEAEGVYSNFFLIAHSPHEFIIDFARMLPGLPKAKVFARVILTPAHAKLLLSALEENIKKYESQFGEIKQHRQEKKPFGF; translated from the coding sequence ATGTCGGAGAATGAAAAACACCAAATAAATATTGAAATTGGTGAGAAAGAAGCAGAAGGGGTTTACAGCAATTTTTTCTTAATTGCCCATTCGCCTCATGAATTTATTATTGATTTTGCTCGAATGCTTCCGGGATTACCAAAGGCAAAAGTTTTTGCCCGAGTGATTTTGACGCCGGCTCACGCGAAATTATTACTCTCTGCTTTAGAGGAGAATATTAAAAAATACGAAAGCCAATTTGGTGAAATCAAACAGCATAGGCAAGAGAAAAAACCTTTTGGATTTTAA
- a CDS encoding site-2 protease family protein, whose product MDAKTLIISAPAILFGLSFHEFMHAYVAYRLGDPTAKLAGRLTLNPLKHLDLIGTIALFFFRIGWAKPVPINPYNFVDIKRGVILTSLAGPMANFFSAMVFGIFYRLINPTSLFLDLLLRSFVIYNLILAFFNLLPIPPLDGSKIFMYILPYKYREHYMEIEGYGFYILISLIFLGSLIGVPILWRVISPFINFFYQIFTGMEI is encoded by the coding sequence ATGGACGCAAAAACATTAATTATTTCGGCACCAGCCATTCTTTTTGGTCTTTCTTTTCATGAGTTTATGCATGCTTATGTTGCTTATAGACTGGGCGATCCAACTGCCAAATTAGCTGGTCGTTTAACTTTGAACCCTTTAAAACATTTGGATCTTATCGGCACGATTGCTCTTTTCTTTTTTCGTATCGGTTGGGCAAAACCAGTTCCAATTAATCCTTATAATTTTGTTGATATCAAAAGAGGAGTAATTTTAACTTCCTTAGCCGGCCCGATGGCAAATTTTTTTTCCGCTATGGTTTTTGGTATTTTTTATCGGTTAATTAACCCCACTTCGCTTTTTTTAGATTTACTCCTCAGAAGTTTTGTTATTTATAATTTAATTCTTGCATTTTTTAATCTTTTGCCAATTCCGCCACTTGACGGTTCAAAAATTTTTATGTATATTTTACCTTATAAATATCGGGAACACTATATGGAAATAGAAGGCTATGGATTTTATATTCTTATTAGTTTAATTTTTCTTGGTTCTTTGATCGGTGTCCCAATCCTTTGGAGAGTTATTTCGCCTTTTATTAACTTTTTTTATCAAATTTTTACAGGAATGGAAATATGA
- a CDS encoding DNA translocase FtsK 4TM domain-containing protein, whose translation MKNSNRKINKEKRPYFITVLLFLFSLYLFLSILSFYFFNGNIKEKNFCGVIGYYFSEFFLKIFGLLSFPIIFILFLIGFAISFRRREYRNRLIKIIIFTFIFSLIVLQYFTLTLGRIDYYLSGINWELSNILVSLFGVVGSYILILGIFLILIIMLTGEKFLSYSKFLISQFIRLIRLIFKKIKIKRVSVVKKENLKIKETEISKIKESEKVMIEETSVKKEDKILKERKREKIIIKDEFQREFLSLLASPKEEQGKNEKELKEEAEILLNKLKEFGITGNIVSYVTGPVITRFEFQPAPGIKIQKIESLADDLALSLKAERIRILAPIPGKSAVGIEIPNKKRRTVYLKEVLSSQGFQESVSALTFALGETITGEPYFADLREMPHILIAGTTGSGKSVCINCIISSIIFNSDYHDVRFLTIDPKQLELPIYDPIPHLLSPTTTDPKMALEQLDRVILIMEERYGEFARLGVRDIEGFNQKAEELSLPKKPYIVVIIDELADLMLRAPVEIEQKITRLAQMSRAVGIHLILATQRPSVDVITGLIKANFPCRIAFQVASKTDSRTILDMNGAESLLGKGDMLFLPPGKGDPIRLHGAFLSAEEAKKIVNLWTRRYLEELLSPFFDNPEEKAEEIIRKEALDILINKEKASIEEERKKLEKIVGEEVLEKLLEIPYHQPLPEEEAIEKKKEKKLAGRLRELDELFFEAAKIVFMAREASVSMLQRKLDIGWARAGRIIDQLEQAGIVGPFVGSKSRRVLVETEEELNKILNSLRNSLK comes from the coding sequence ATGAAAAATAGTAATCGGAAAATCAATAAAGAAAAGAGACCTTATTTTATAACTGTTCTATTGTTTCTTTTTAGTTTGTATTTATTTTTGAGCATCCTCTCTTTCTATTTTTTTAATGGTAACATAAAAGAGAAAAATTTTTGTGGAGTTATTGGTTATTATTTTTCGGAATTTTTCTTAAAAATCTTTGGTCTTCTTTCTTTTCCAATAATTTTTATCCTTTTTCTTATAGGTTTTGCAATTTCTTTTAGAAGAAGGGAATATAGAAATAGATTGATAAAAATTATAATATTTACCTTTATTTTTAGTTTAATTGTTCTTCAATATTTCACTTTAACTTTGGGAAGAATAGATTATTATCTTTCGGGAATAAATTGGGAACTTAGCAACATTTTGGTAAGTCTTTTTGGAGTAGTTGGAAGTTACATTTTAATTTTGGGAATTTTTTTAATTCTCATAATTATGTTAACCGGTGAAAAGTTTCTGTCTTATTCAAAATTCCTTATTTCTCAATTTATCAGATTGATCAGGTTAATCTTTAAAAAGATTAAAATTAAAAGAGTTTCTGTTGTAAAGAAAGAAAATTTAAAAATAAAGGAAACTGAAATTTCGAAGATAAAAGAAAGCGAAAAGGTTATGATAGAAGAAACATCAGTAAAGAAAGAAGATAAAATTTTAAAAGAGCGGAAAAGGGAAAAGATAATTATAAAAGACGAATTCCAAAGAGAGTTTTTATCACTGCTAGCATCGCCAAAGGAAGAACAGGGAAAGAATGAAAAAGAATTGAAGGAAGAAGCAGAAATTTTGTTAAACAAATTAAAGGAATTTGGAATTACGGGGAATATTGTTTCTTATGTTACCGGACCGGTGATTACCCGTTTTGAATTTCAACCGGCACCGGGAATAAAAATTCAAAAAATTGAAAGTCTGGCCGATGATTTGGCTCTTTCTTTGAAGGCAGAAAGAATAAGAATTCTCGCTCCTATTCCTGGAAAATCGGCAGTAGGTATTGAAATTCCTAATAAGAAAAGAAGAACTGTATATTTAAAAGAAGTATTATCTTCCCAAGGTTTTCAAGAATCTGTGAGTGCTTTAACTTTTGCTTTAGGGGAGACTATTACTGGTGAACCTTATTTTGCTGATTTAAGAGAGATGCCCCATATTCTGATTGCTGGGACAACTGGTTCAGGCAAAAGTGTGTGTATTAATTGTATAATTTCTTCTATTATCTTTAACTCTGATTATCATGATGTCCGATTTTTAACAATAGATCCTAAACAATTAGAATTACCAATTTATGATCCGATTCCTCACCTTCTTTCACCAACTACTACTGATCCTAAAATGGCGCTTGAACAACTAGACCGAGTAATTTTAATTATGGAAGAAAGATACGGTGAGTTTGCTCGTTTGGGAGTTAGAGATATTGAAGGTTTTAATCAAAAAGCCGAGGAACTTTCTTTACCTAAAAAACCTTATATTGTGGTGATAATTGATGAGTTAGCTGATTTAATGTTACGGGCACCAGTAGAAATTGAACAGAAAATTACGCGATTAGCCCAAATGTCAAGGGCGGTAGGAATTCATTTAATTTTGGCAACCCAAAGGCCTTCAGTGGATGTGATTACCGGGTTAATAAAAGCTAATTTCCCTTGCCGGATCGCTTTCCAGGTAGCCTCAAAAACCGATTCACGAACAATTTTAGATATGAACGGTGCCGAAAGTTTGTTGGGAAAAGGAGATATGCTTTTTTTGCCACCAGGAAAGGGAGATCCGATAAGATTGCACGGCGCTTTTCTTTCGGCCGAGGAGGCTAAAAAAATAGTTAACTTATGGACAAGAAGATATTTAGAAGAATTACTTTCACCTTTTTTTGATAATCCTGAAGAAAAAGCAGAGGAAATTATTAGGAAAGAAGCCTTGGATATTTTAATAAACAAAGAAAAGGCAAGTATTGAAGAAGAAAGAAAAAAATTAGAAAAAATTGTGGGAGAAGAAGTATTAGAAAAATTGTTAGAAATTCCTTATCACCAACCATTACCCGAAGAAGAGGCGATTGAAAAGAAAAAAGAAAAAAAATTGGCCGGAAGATTACGCGAATTGGATGAGTTGTTCTTTGAGGCAGCAAAAATTGTGTTTATGGCTCGCGAAGCCTCTGTTTCTATGTTACAGAGAAAGTTGGATATTGGTTGGGCAAGAGCGGGGAGAATTATTGACCAGTTGGAACAGGCGGGCATTGTTGGACCTTTTGTTGGTTCAAAATCAAGAAGGGTGTTAGTAGAGACCGAAGAAGAATTAAATAAAATTTTAAATTCTTTAAGGAATAGTCTAAAATGA
- a CDS encoding GNAT family N-acetyltransferase — MRREIMNEIIRKILLIVPTKNLATVKDFIDDLPQAKITMETPKKFQVNEFIIGFYQYEDIITKEKLLEIWINYPNEPIGYVRLDPDWKEGLKEKEEHRWEITRAYIRPKFRGQGFSRLLCEIGIELAKANNAYSVVGYPRHVAMLITFLDYGFKTQAGTIDVTLHRILRQGRKWYPHDPSQRRLYYASEFRPFIQEGSFIMEKVLRKKKWWQFLFEKI, encoded by the coding sequence ATGAGAAGAGAAATAATGAATGAAATTATTAGAAAAATTCTCTTAATTGTGCCGACGAAAAATTTAGCAACCGTTAAAGACTTTATTGACGATTTGCCACAAGCAAAAATTACTATGGAAACCCCTAAGAAATTTCAGGTTAATGAGTTTATCATTGGTTTTTACCAATATGAAGACATTATTACTAAAGAAAAATTATTAGAAATTTGGATTAACTATCCCAATGAACCAATAGGTTATGTTCGTTTAGATCCTGATTGGAAAGAAGGTTTAAAAGAAAAAGAGGAACATCGCTGGGAGATCACCCGTGCCTATATCCGGCCGAAATTTCGTGGCCAAGGTTTTTCTCGGCTATTATGCGAAATAGGTATTGAGTTAGCGAAAGCTAATAATGCCTATTCGGTAGTTGGTTATCCGCGGCACGTAGCAATGTTGATTACCTTTTTGGACTATGGTTTTAAAACCCAAGCCGGTACAATTGATGTTACTTTGCATCGAATATTACGACAAGGAAGAAAATGGTATCCCCACGATCCTTCGCAAAGAAGACTTTATTATGCTTCAGAATTTCGTCCCTTTATTCAAGAAGGCAGTTTTATAATGGAAAAAGTATTAAGAAAGAAGAAGTGGTGGCAATTTTTGTTTGAGAAAATTTAA
- a CDS encoding YceD family protein, translating to MKKVDKRFIFIVGNLKEGDNKIEMEFSPNEVLSYYEGEKPNLKRTKNKKMLIYLACFLGFGPTIKLNLNLFKSGDKVIADGNMLFAINLICALCSKEFTLNLNEKVYCVYLKEFKKERLPLEKEINKEEASQEYYTSQINILPLIYDTLILSIPIAPHCPECQKNL from the coding sequence ATGAAAAAAGTTGATAAGAGATTTATTTTTATTGTTGGTAATTTAAAAGAAGGAGATAACAAAATTGAAATGGAATTTTCACCGAATGAAGTTCTTTCTTATTACGAGGGTGAAAAACCAAATTTAAAAAGAACGAAAAATAAAAAAATGTTAATCTATCTTGCCTGTTTTTTAGGTTTTGGTCCAACAATAAAATTGAATCTTAATCTTTTTAAAAGCGGCGACAAAGTGATTGCCGATGGAAATATGCTATTTGCTATTAATCTTATTTGCGCCTTATGCAGTAAAGAATTTACTTTAAACCTTAATGAGAAAGTTTATTGTGTATATTTAAAGGAGTTTAAAAAAGAGCGCCTCCCATTAGAAAAAGAAATAAATAAAGAAGAAGCATCCCAAGAATATTATACATCTCAAATAAACATTCTTCCTTTAATTTATGATACTTTAATATTATCAATCCCTATCGCTCCCCATTGTCCGGAATGTCAAAAAAATCTTTAA
- a CDS encoding MoxR family ATPase, producing MESEEIILKLREAKRAIENELKKVIVGQEEVIEKILITLIANGHALIIGVPGLAKTLIVNTLAQVLNLSFKRIQFTPDLMPSDITGTEIIEEDKATGKREFRFVKGPIFANIILADEINRTPPKTQAALLQAMQEYKVTVGNETYPLPQPFLVLATQNPIEMEGTYPLPEAQLDRFMFSINITYPSKEEEKEIVKTTTSAYNPQIKPILSAKEILELQSLLRKVPVAEEILDYAVGLVRATRPQENSYKIIKDYVSWGASVRASQYLVLGAKGKAILDGRPTPTIDDIKEMAPLVLRHRIVLNFAAEADGITADYIIEKLLKEIK from the coding sequence ATGGAAAGCGAAGAGATAATTTTAAAATTAAGAGAGGCAAAAAGGGCGATAGAGAATGAGTTAAAAAAAGTTATTGTTGGTCAAGAAGAGGTAATAGAAAAAATTTTAATTACTCTGATTGCTAACGGTCATGCTTTAATTATTGGTGTTCCGGGATTAGCCAAAACTCTAATTGTAAATACATTAGCGCAGGTGTTAAATCTTTCTTTTAAGAGAATTCAATTTACACCCGATTTGATGCCTTCTGATATAACGGGAACAGAGATAATTGAGGAAGATAAGGCAACAGGTAAAAGGGAATTTCGCTTTGTCAAAGGTCCAATATTTGCTAATATTATTCTTGCTGACGAAATAAACCGAACACCGCCAAAAACCCAAGCTGCTTTATTACAAGCAATGCAAGAATATAAAGTAACTGTTGGTAACGAGACTTATCCCTTGCCCCAACCTTTTTTAGTTTTAGCTACTCAAAATCCAATCGAAATGGAAGGAACTTATCCTTTACCCGAAGCCCAATTAGATAGATTTATGTTTTCTATAAATATCACTTATCCATCAAAAGAAGAAGAAAAAGAGATTGTAAAAACAACCACTTCGGCTTATAATCCCCAGATTAAACCGATACTTTCGGCTAAAGAAATATTAGAACTACAATCTCTTTTAAGAAAAGTTCCGGTTGCGGAAGAAATTTTAGATTATGCGGTTGGATTAGTAAGGGCAACAAGACCCCAAGAAAATAGTTATAAAATTATTAAAGATTATGTAAGTTGGGGGGCTTCGGTTCGGGCATCTCAATATCTTGTGTTGGGAGCAAAAGGAAAAGCAATTTTAGATGGCCGACCAACACCGACTATTGACGATATTAAAGAAATGGCACCCTTAGTATTAAGACACCGAATTGTCTTAAACTTTGCGGCTGAAGCCGATGGTATTACGGCTGATTATATAATTGAAAAATTATTGAAAGAGATAAAATGA
- a CDS encoding LysE family transporter, which yields MVELILKVIIISISGALAPGPLTVATASWGVKRGWKAGLEISLGHTFVEFPIVLLIGLGLMNFLKSEKFYFYLGILGSLFLFLFGILTIKDALIYKPPLIVKEKSSLPLLTGIALSFFNPYFLIWWLGIGTPLIYEAIKKSGFIGLSVLYIFHVSLDYFWLIFIATLSSFAKKKIYRYLLFILGIIIIYFGIKMLFILF from the coding sequence TTGGTTGAATTAATTTTAAAAGTAATAATTATTAGTATTTCTGGTGCTTTAGCACCCGGACCTTTAACTGTCGCTACTGCCTCCTGGGGAGTAAAAAGAGGTTGGAAAGCCGGTTTAGAAATAAGTCTGGGGCATACTTTTGTTGAATTTCCGATAGTTTTATTGATTGGTTTGGGTTTAATGAATTTTCTGAAATCAGAAAAGTTTTATTTCTATTTAGGAATTTTGGGAAGTCTCTTTCTTTTTCTCTTTGGAATTTTAACTATTAAAGATGCACTTATTTATAAACCACCTTTAATTGTTAAAGAAAAATCCTCTCTCCCATTATTAACCGGTATCGCTTTATCCTTTTTCAATCCTTATTTTCTTATTTGGTGGTTAGGAATCGGAACACCGTTAATTTACGAGGCAATAAAAAAGAGCGGTTTTATTGGTCTTTCTGTTTTATATATCTTTCATGTTTCTTTAGATTATTTTTGGCTTATCTTTATTGCTACTTTATCTTCTTTTGCCAAAAAGAAAATTTATCGTTATCTTCTTTTTATTTTAGGGATTATAATAATTTACTTTGGTATTAAAATGCTTTTTATTTTATTCTGA
- a CDS encoding TRL-like family protein — MKKTLLFSLIGLFLVSTFFGCGAMITMGGGGVLYQDTKMPLPYASYYAQGTDSYSKVGEASCTSILGIIVTGDASIKAAMENGGIRKIHHIDYQVTNILGIIATYKTIVYGE, encoded by the coding sequence ATGAAGAAGACATTACTTTTTTCTTTAATTGGTTTATTTTTAGTTTCTACCTTTTTCGGTTGCGGTGCGATGATCACGATGGGCGGTGGTGGTGTGCTTTATCAAGATACCAAAATGCCACTCCCTTATGCTAGTTATTATGCCCAAGGAACCGATTCTTACTCAAAAGTAGGCGAGGCTTCTTGTACTTCCATTTTAGGAATAATTGTTACCGGTGATGCGAGCATTAAAGCAGCAATGGAGAACGGAGGAATAAGAAAGATCCACCATATTGACTATCAAGTTACCAACATCTTAGGGATTATTGCCACATATAAAACAATCGTTTACGGCGAATAG
- a CDS encoding serpin family protein: MSIIILSFLFNFFDANNQFGLKVFQSLIKEKQVNTFISPVSIFEALLMTYNGADGKTAEAFKKSLFLEDLKLDSINKINQKLLRNLKKEKGIELKIANGLFGRKGIRFKKDFLKINKDYYYAEIRSLDFNNPKAIKIINNWVKENTKGKVEKIIDKIDAMAVLYLINAIYFKGLWEEKFDKKNNFEGDFNLVDGRKKKVLFMRRDGDFLYYENGKLQAIYLPYISKKFGFYIFLPKEGYSITQFINDLNYNDVKNYLNSLSKKEGEIILPKFKIEYEKSLNEVLKELNLSIAFNPYEADFSKMANVKPYNLFISEVKHKSYLDVSEEGTEAAAVTSVEVALTAVRERFKMLCDRPFLFLITEKESNLILFIGVLFEP, encoded by the coding sequence ATGAGCATAATAATTTTGTCTTTTCTTTTTAATTTTTTTGATGCTAATAACCAATTTGGTTTAAAGGTTTTTCAATCGCTAATAAAAGAGAAACAAGTAAATACTTTTATTTCTCCTGTGAGTATTTTTGAAGCCTTATTGATGACCTATAATGGTGCTGATGGTAAGACAGCCGAAGCCTTTAAGAAATCTCTATTCTTAGAAGATTTAAAATTAGATAGTATTAATAAAATTAATCAGAAATTATTAAGAAATCTAAAAAAAGAAAAAGGTATTGAATTAAAAATTGCTAATGGTTTATTTGGTAGAAAAGGGATTAGATTTAAAAAGGATTTTTTAAAGATAAATAAAGATTATTATTATGCAGAAATAAGAAGTTTAGATTTTAATAATCCAAAAGCCATAAAAATAATTAATAATTGGGTTAAGGAAAATACTAAAGGAAAAGTAGAGAAAATAATTGATAAAATAGATGCAATGGCGGTTTTATATTTAATAAATGCGATTTATTTTAAAGGGTTATGGGAAGAGAAATTTGATAAGAAAAATAATTTTGAAGGTGATTTTAATTTAGTTGATGGAAGAAAAAAGAAAGTTTTATTTATGAGAAGAGATGGCGATTTTCTATATTATGAAAATGGAAAATTACAAGCAATTTATCTTCCTTATATTTCAAAAAAATTTGGTTTTTATATCTTTTTACCGAAAGAAGGATATTCTATTACTCAATTTATTAATGATTTAAATTATAATGATGTAAAAAACTATTTAAATTCTCTTTCTAAAAAAGAAGGCGAGATAATTTTACCGAAATTTAAAATTGAGTATGAGAAAAGTTTAAACGAGGTTTTAAAGGAACTTAATTTAAGTATTGCTTTCAATCCTTATGAGGCAGATTTCTCTAAAATGGCTAATGTAAAACCTTATAATCTATTTATTTCCGAAGTGAAACATAAAAGTTATTTAGATGTATCAGAAGAGGGGACCGAGGCAGCAGCAGTAACTTCCGTAGAGGTTGCCTTAACGGCAGTAAGAGAAAGATTTAAGATGTTATGTGATAGACCTTTCTTATTTTTAATTACTGAAAAAGAAAGTAATTTAATACTTTTTATTGGTGTTCTTTTTGAGCCCTAA